Proteins encoded within one genomic window of Aerosakkonema funiforme FACHB-1375:
- a CDS encoding DNA phosphorothioation-associated putative methyltransferase, with translation MDSLDSPHPDAPEAELQVLSIEYDNKPQLISQLNEPGFLENCCQQSLIGKKLPNALYVHISAIEKLAPPLRLHYERFSQIIATGMDGANIIKFHTDRPKISYLFYPDFDTDPHPALLASVQINLENNEISPMMRYRDYSNSDNPPILHRKETFVTPEYPYYQEFEQLTKAEEKLGLLDKTSSIGTRQGWMQWLQYQGVQIQGHRVVNENGDRSSRIPKIERHRAAIVRTDLSRPVRFALEANLFTENITFFDYGCGHGGDVTRIAERGYTSNGWDPFYFPNEPCIPADIINIGYVINVIEHIEERGEALRKAWELTHQVLLVSAQVLIDDEKHGKIAFGDGVITRHNTFQKYYEQEELKIYIDQVLGVDSIPVALGIYFVFRDENQAQNFRASRCRSRISTPRIRTQVKRFEDYKDLLAPLMAFVTDRGRLPVPGELPQEAEINFEFRKITRAFDVILQATEAGEWDMIKQKRRSDLLLYLALSEFKDYVQFKDIEPVVQKDIKALFGSYKKAREEAEDILFSLGDLSVVAKCCEESAIGHKRPNALFIHVSALSELDYRLRIYEGCASRTIGRMDEVTLIKFHTKQPKISYLFYPDFDTDPHPKLHTSMHIDLRDLHVSYRDYSDLQDPPVWHRKETVLTPNYPGYEKFAKLSEQEENRGLFDDTNAIKTLKGWERCLEEHCAEIRNYRLYWRKDADPYRVKLVRSAIRARKKSHFW, from the coding sequence ATGGATAGCTTAGATTCTCCACACCCAGATGCACCGGAAGCTGAGTTACAAGTCCTGAGTATTGAATATGACAATAAGCCTCAGTTAATATCCCAGTTAAATGAACCAGGATTCTTAGAAAACTGTTGTCAACAAAGTTTAATCGGTAAAAAATTACCCAACGCTCTCTACGTGCATATTTCAGCTATAGAAAAACTCGCTCCTCCGCTACGCCTCCACTACGAGAGATTCTCTCAGATTATCGCTACGGGAATGGATGGCGCAAATATAATCAAATTTCATACCGATCGACCAAAAATATCCTATCTTTTCTATCCCGATTTTGATACAGACCCCCATCCCGCTTTACTCGCCAGTGTCCAAATTAACCTGGAAAATAATGAAATTTCACCGATGATGAGATACCGCGATTATTCTAATTCTGATAACCCGCCTATTCTGCATCGAAAAGAAACTTTTGTTACTCCCGAATATCCTTACTATCAAGAATTTGAACAACTGACAAAGGCAGAAGAAAAGTTAGGTCTTCTGGATAAAACCAGCAGTATAGGTACTCGTCAAGGTTGGATGCAATGGTTACAATACCAAGGGGTACAAATACAAGGTCATCGTGTAGTAAATGAAAATGGCGATCGCTCATCGCGAATACCCAAAATTGAACGCCACAGAGCAGCAATTGTTCGCACCGATTTATCTCGTCCCGTGCGTTTTGCTTTAGAAGCTAATTTATTCACTGAAAATATAACTTTTTTTGATTATGGTTGCGGTCACGGCGGCGATGTAACTCGGATTGCAGAACGCGGTTACACCAGCAATGGATGGGACCCTTTCTACTTTCCAAACGAACCTTGCATTCCAGCAGATATTATCAATATCGGTTATGTCATTAATGTCATCGAACATATCGAAGAACGCGGCGAAGCTTTGCGAAAAGCTTGGGAACTTACTCATCAGGTTTTGCTTGTGTCTGCACAAGTTTTAATTGATGATGAAAAGCATGGAAAAATTGCTTTTGGCGATGGCGTGATAACTCGTCATAATACTTTTCAAAAATATTACGAACAGGAAGAGTTAAAAATTTATATTGACCAAGTGCTTGGTGTCGATTCTATACCAGTTGCCTTGGGAATTTACTTTGTGTTTCGAGATGAAAATCAAGCGCAAAATTTCCGCGCTTCCCGATGTCGATCGCGCATTTCAACTCCGAGAATTCGCACCCAAGTCAAGCGGTTTGAAGATTACAAAGATTTGCTAGCACCTTTGATGGCATTTGTCACCGATCGCGGTCGTCTTCCCGTACCGGGAGAATTACCGCAAGAAGCAGAAATTAACTTTGAATTTCGCAAAATAACGCGAGCTTTTGATGTAATTTTACAAGCAACAGAAGCAGGAGAATGGGATATGATTAAACAAAAGCGTCGTTCCGATTTGTTACTTTACCTCGCTTTGTCAGAATTTAAAGATTACGTACAATTCAAAGATATAGAACCTGTTGTGCAAAAAGATATCAAAGCTTTGTTTGGTAGTTATAAAAAAGCTAGAGAAGAAGCAGAAGATATTCTATTTAGTTTAGGTGACTTGAGTGTCGTTGCTAAATGTTGCGAAGAAAGCGCGATCGGTCACAAACGACCCAACGCTTTATTCATTCACGTTTCCGCACTTTCCGAACTCGATTATCGATTGAGAATTTACGAAGGTTGCGCCAGCAGAACGATCGGTCGCATGGATGAAGTCACTTTAATCAAATTTCACACCAAACAACCAAAAATATCATATTTATTTTATCCCGATTTTGACACAGATCCACATCCAAAATTACACACAAGTATGCACATTGATTTGAGAGATTTGCACGTCAGCTATCGAGATTATTCCGATTTACAAGACCCCCCTGTTTGGCATCGTAAAGAAACTGTCCTGACACCCAACTATCCCGGTTATGAGAAATTTGCCAAACTCAGCGAACAGGAAGAAAATAGAGGACTGTTTGACGATACGAACGCAATTAAAACTTTGAAAGGATGGGAACGCTGCTTAGAAGAACATTGTGCGGAAATTCGCAATTATCGTTTATATTGGCGCAAAGATGCCGATCCTTATCGGGTAAAATTAGTGCGATCGGCAATCAGAGCCAGAAAAAAAAGTCACTTCTGGTAA
- a CDS encoding two-partner secretion domain-containing protein, with amino-acid sequence MRSLYVATTLSCLWLLSTNATAQIVPDTTLPLNSIAIPNGDSIRIEGGTTAGVNLFHSFQEFSVPTRKEAFFNNSLDIQNIFSRVTGSNISNIDGLIRANGVANLFLINPNGIIFGQNAQLNIGGSLIGSTASSIRFVDGSEFSATHPTAPSLLTVNVPIGLQFGENPGRIENRSQVTAPPNIPIVPLPIPNANRIGLAVQPGQTLALIGGDIQLDGGNLTASTGQIIVSSVASPGFVSFVPTPLGLNLNYENIQNFGNIEIFGGSFINTSGLGGGRVDIRGGNVTISGSGIYGLTLANIDGRGIDINAQNLRLEGGSQIYTLTLADGKGSDINIRATDSVEMIGIGFESYQQFLVNYRTLRTIDPFDPQIILNTGTSGAGYAGDIGIDTERLLMRDGVVAGTVSFSTGNGGNINIRANLFDQTGSTLSSGSLLGSSGTGGNITVTVQQLIVRDGAILTTTTTSEGASGDITIKAAESVEVLRTPAGSILQTLIAAASLDPSEKGSAGDISIDTKRLIVAQGAGISVSSGATLGNSLFSTGGPGGNLTIRASESVELAGISEVLANGQYNISFLASETSGSSQGGNIYIATPVLTVRDGGVIFMSAFGRGNAGNLTIDADRVEVSGTALNGQLISQIDVSAGNFLGTPIPNTTGNAGSMNLNVGRLIVRDGAAIDIRAQGTPNAGTLTVVGDSILVDNKASINGTTETGGGGNINLQAQNIQLRHNSRIGTDAGNSTGGNIDIYTNTLVALENSDITANAQRGAGGRVIINAQGIFGTQFRDGLTPQSDITATSDLGPQFSGVVEINTPDVDPSGGLVELSTHFEDVDGSIVASCATSADNSFTITGNGGLPNDPTQALRGRAVWRDVRLVGVGERGRGGERERGRATLIPHTPIVEATGWRVNFKGEMELVANTSAMILGSSWYNAPGCDGR; translated from the coding sequence TTGCGATCGCTCTATGTAGCAACTACCCTATCCTGTTTGTGGCTGCTTTCCACCAACGCCACCGCACAGATAGTTCCCGATACTACCCTACCTCTCAACAGCATTGCTATTCCCAATGGCGACAGCATCCGCATTGAAGGCGGTACAACTGCTGGGGTAAATTTATTTCACAGCTTTCAAGAATTTTCTGTCCCCACAAGGAAAGAAGCTTTTTTTAATAACTCATTAGATATTCAAAATATCTTCAGTCGAGTCACGGGTAGCAACATCTCGAATATAGATGGCTTAATTCGCGCTAACGGTGTGGCTAACTTATTTTTAATCAATCCCAACGGCATAATTTTCGGACAGAACGCCCAATTAAATATCGGTGGGTCGTTGATCGGTTCGACAGCTTCTAGTATTAGATTTGTCGATGGTAGCGAATTTAGCGCGACTCACCCCACCGCACCATCATTGCTGACAGTTAACGTGCCCATTGGGTTACAATTTGGAGAAAATCCCGGCAGAATTGAGAATCGCTCGCAAGTTACAGCCCCACCAAACATCCCGATCGTTCCCCTACCAATTCCTAACGCCAACCGAATAGGATTAGCAGTACAACCGGGACAAACACTAGCATTAATTGGCGGCGACATTCAACTTGATGGAGGAAATTTAACCGCATCTACCGGACAAATTATTGTGAGTAGTGTTGCAAGTCCCGGTTTCGTGAGTTTCGTACCAACACCACTGGGGTTGAATTTAAACTACGAAAACATTCAAAACTTTGGCAACATTGAAATATTTGGTGGTTCGTTTATCAACACCAGCGGACTCGGTGGTGGCAGAGTCGATATCAGAGGTGGAAATGTCACAATCAGCGGTTCGGGAATTTATGGGCTGACATTGGCAAATATAGATGGTAGAGGTATCGATATCAATGCCCAAAACTTGCGATTAGAGGGAGGGTCGCAAATTTACACTCTAACACTGGCTGACGGCAAAGGAAGCGATATCAACATCCGCGCTACTGACTCCGTAGAAATGATCGGGATTGGATTTGAGAGCTATCAACAATTTTTAGTTAATTATCGAACATTGAGAACAATCGACCCTTTCGATCCGCAAATTATTCTGAACACCGGCACTTCTGGCGCTGGATATGCTGGAGACATCGGGATTGATACCGAACGCTTGCTGATGCGCGATGGAGTAGTAGCAGGCACTGTCTCTTTCAGTACAGGAAATGGGGGAAATATCAACATCCGTGCCAACCTTTTCGATCAGACTGGTTCTACGCTTAGCAGTGGATCATTATTGGGTAGTAGCGGTACAGGAGGAAACATCACCGTTACTGTCCAACAATTAATCGTCCGTGATGGTGCCATTCTCACCACTACCACCACCAGTGAGGGAGCATCAGGGGATATCACTATTAAAGCGGCAGAATCAGTAGAAGTGTTAAGAACTCCCGCTGGGAGTATCCTGCAAACTTTGATCGCCGCCGCCTCTTTAGATCCCTCTGAAAAAGGTAGCGCCGGCGATATTAGCATCGACACCAAGCGGTTGATTGTTGCCCAAGGAGCCGGAATATCTGTATCGAGCGGTGCGACTCTTGGCAATAGTCTCTTTTCTACTGGGGGGCCTGGAGGCAATTTAACAATTAGGGCTTCTGAGTCGGTAGAGTTAGCAGGTATCTCTGAAGTTTTGGCAAATGGACAATACAATATTAGTTTCCTCGCCAGTGAAACCAGTGGCTCCAGTCAGGGAGGTAATATTTACATTGCCACGCCTGTACTGACTGTGCGGGATGGGGGAGTAATTTTCATGTCTGCTTTTGGTAGGGGAAATGCAGGCAACCTCACGATTGATGCCGATCGCGTAGAAGTGAGTGGCACTGCTCTTAACGGTCAATTGATCAGTCAAATTGACGTTTCGGCTGGCAATTTCCTTGGTACTCCCATTCCCAATACTACGGGAAATGCGGGTTCAATGAATCTAAATGTAGGTCGATTGATTGTTCGAGATGGCGCAGCGATCGACATCCGGGCGCAAGGTACGCCAAATGCTGGCACTCTCACCGTTGTAGGTGACTCAATTCTCGTTGATAACAAAGCCAGCATTAATGGCACAACTGAGACAGGCGGCGGGGGAAATATTAACCTCCAGGCGCAAAACATCCAATTGCGCCACAACAGTCGAATCGGAACTGATGCAGGTAATTCTACTGGCGGTAACATCGATATCTATACTAATACCTTAGTAGCTCTGGAAAATAGTGACATTACCGCTAATGCACAAAGAGGTGCTGGCGGTCGAGTGATTATCAATGCACAAGGCATTTTTGGCACTCAGTTCCGCGATGGACTAACCCCGCAAAGCGATATTACAGCAACTTCTGACCTTGGCCCCCAGTTTAGCGGTGTGGTAGAAATTAATACACCGGATGTTGACCCCAGTGGTGGTTTAGTTGAGTTATCGACACATTTTGAAGATGTAGACGGCAGCATTGTCGCTAGTTGTGCGACTTCTGCGGACAATAGCTTTACGATTACCGGCAATGGCGGTTTACCGAACGACCCGACGCAAGCCCTTAGAGGGAGGGCAGTGTGGCGCGATGTGCGTTTGGTGGGAGTTGGGGAGAGGGGGAGAGGGGGAGAACGGGAGAGGGGGAGAGCAACGCTCATTCCACATACTCCAATTGTAGAGGCGACGGGATGGCGGGTGAACTTTAAGGGAGAAATGGAATTGGTCGCAAATACTTCCGCCATGATTCTCGGTAGTAGTTGGTACAATGCACCTGGGTGCGATGGGAGATAA
- a CDS encoding two-partner secretion domain-containing protein, which produces MRSLIVATTLSCLWLFSTNATAQIVPDTTLPLNSIVIPDGNSIRIEGGTTAGGNLFHSFQEFSVPTGKEAFFNNSLDIQNIFSRVTGSNISNIDGLIRANGVANLFLINPNGIIFGQNAQLNIGGSFTASTADGITLGEKGFFSAKDISNSSLLSVQPGALFTNAVRNSPAQLVNRGNLAVAPGQNLTLQGDEVTVTGSLTALGGNLILKSNSNISFTDSLVTNTNIGVTEHGSIQLQGQNISLERSQILARTISNQPASDINVEATGNITISGFSPPDPNQNPLTQLLNSRIASETYGAGAGGNINVAAAQINLIDGGQISTLVAPQATGNGGKITVNSNAITAIRANAFNPLFPSGIVSYTLGAGRGGDVDIAASRINLSDGGAILSLVRGTGRGGDLKVNVSESVEATGLNPLAPQLFSGIASLTLGKGDSGNLNLSSPQLRVLEGAKVGSVSLSQFIGEPLPGAGEGNAGDVTVNATQVEVVGSSPLARDNITGIFNVITGSGNGGNLSLTTETLSIREGAGVASGVAQSIFTFGQPLPNSGTGNGGNLTVSASQFIEVIGSSPSLVVPSQLGTATLGKGNGGIAVITTPQLRLIDGGIVDSTTGASGNGGKMTIDASEIFISGTAPDNFPAGVEGSAVVFNRAIQQNFFLPQELTGNTGEITVNTQRLTIQNGGQIRVRHEGNGDAGKLTINADTIRLDRQGQINATTAFGLGGEISLNVNSLLLLRNGSAITATALGGAGNGGNLNINSQFIVAMPLENSDITANAKAGSGGRVSIAATGIFGTQFRDNLTGQSDITATSDLGPQFSGVVEINTPDINASSGLVELSANFEDVDKSIVASCAASVGNSFTITGNGGLPDDPTQALRGRAVWRDVRLVVVGESGRRGERQSGRAALIPDTPIVEATGWRVNLRGEMELVANASAMILGSSWYNPPGCAGR; this is translated from the coding sequence TTGCGATCGCTGATTGTAGCAACTACCCTATCCTGTTTGTGGCTGTTTTCCACCAACGCCACCGCACAGATAGTTCCCGATACCACCCTACCTCTCAACAGCATTGTCATTCCCGATGGCAACAGCATCCGCATTGAAGGCGGTACAACTGCTGGGGGAAATTTATTTCACAGCTTTCAAGAATTTTCTGTCCCCACAGGGAAAGAAGCTTTTTTTAATAACTCATTAGATATTCAAAATATCTTCAGTCGAGTCACCGGTAGCAACATCTCGAATATAGATGGCTTAATTCGTGCCAACGGTGTGGCGAACTTATTTTTAATTAATCCCAACGGAATTATCTTTGGACAGAACGCGCAATTAAATATCGGTGGTTCGTTTACTGCCAGCACTGCGGATGGCATCACATTAGGAGAAAAAGGCTTTTTTAGCGCCAAAGATATTAGCAATAGCAGTTTGTTAAGCGTGCAACCAGGCGCATTATTTACCAACGCGGTGCGAAATTCGCCAGCCCAATTAGTCAATCGAGGAAATTTAGCTGTAGCACCAGGACAAAATTTAACTTTGCAAGGAGATGAAGTAACTGTAACAGGTTCGCTGACAGCACTAGGAGGAAATCTTATCCTCAAGAGTAACAGCAATATTTCCTTCACAGATAGTCTGGTAACGAATACCAATATCGGAGTAACAGAACATGGTAGTATTCAGCTACAAGGACAGAATATCAGCTTAGAGCGATCGCAAATCCTTGCCCGCACCATCAGTAACCAACCCGCATCCGATATTAACGTCGAGGCCACTGGAAACATTACTATTAGTGGCTTTAGTCCCCCTGACCCCAATCAAAATCCCCTCACCCAACTGCTCAACAGTCGAATTGCTAGCGAAACTTATGGTGCAGGTGCAGGAGGAAATATTAACGTTGCCGCTGCACAAATTAACTTAATTGATGGCGGACAAATTTCCACTTTAGTAGCACCACAAGCAACGGGAAATGGCGGCAAAATTACCGTCAATAGTAACGCGATTACTGCGATTCGAGCTAATGCGTTTAATCCGCTTTTTCCGAGTGGAATTGTTAGCTATACCTTGGGTGCAGGAAGAGGGGGAGATGTGGATATAGCCGCATCCAGAATCAACCTATCGGATGGAGGCGCAATCTTATCCTTAGTTCGGGGAACGGGAAGGGGAGGAGATCTCAAAGTCAATGTTAGTGAGTCTGTGGAAGCAACTGGACTCAATCCCTTAGCGCCGCAACTTTTTAGCGGTATTGCGTCACTAACTTTAGGAAAAGGTGATAGCGGAAATCTTAATTTATCCAGCCCACAATTAAGAGTATTGGAAGGAGCAAAAGTAGGTTCAGTTAGTTTGAGCCAATTCATTGGCGAACCACTTCCAGGGGCTGGAGAAGGTAATGCAGGGGATGTCACCGTCAATGCAACACAGGTGGAAGTAGTAGGAAGCAGCCCTCTAGCCCGTGACAATATTACGGGAATATTTAATGTTATCACTGGTTCGGGAAACGGAGGTAATCTAAGTTTAACCACCGAAACCCTAAGCATCAGGGAGGGCGCAGGAGTAGCATCCGGCGTTGCACAGTCCATTTTCACCTTTGGACAACCTCTACCCAATTCTGGCACGGGCAATGGCGGTAATCTGACTGTCAGCGCTTCCCAATTTATTGAAGTGATTGGTAGCAGTCCTTCGCTAGTTGTTCCCAGTCAACTGGGAACGGCAACCTTGGGCAAGGGAAATGGAGGTATTGCTGTGATTACCACTCCCCAACTGAGGTTGATCGATGGGGGAATAGTCGATTCAACTACAGGTGCCAGTGGAAATGGAGGTAAGATGACGATCGATGCCTCTGAGATTTTCATTAGTGGCACTGCTCCCGATAATTTTCCAGCTGGAGTAGAGGGGAGTGCTGTAGTCTTTAATAGAGCCATTCAACAGAATTTCTTCCTTCCCCAAGAACTCACGGGTAATACGGGAGAAATTACGGTTAATACACAGCGATTAACGATCCAAAATGGGGGTCAAATTCGAGTTAGACATGAGGGAAATGGCGATGCGGGAAAGTTAACTATTAATGCCGATACAATTAGGCTCGATCGCCAAGGCCAAATCAATGCTACAACTGCTTTCGGGTTAGGCGGTGAAATTTCCCTGAATGTGAATTCTTTATTATTACTCCGCAATGGCAGTGCGATTACTGCGACAGCATTGGGAGGCGCTGGAAATGGTGGCAACTTAAATATTAACTCTCAATTTATCGTGGCTATGCCATTAGAAAATAGCGATATTACTGCCAATGCTAAAGCTGGTTCTGGGGGTCGAGTCAGTATCGCCGCTACTGGTATTTTTGGTACTCAGTTTCGAGATAATTTGACTGGCCAAAGTGACATCACCGCAACCTCTGACCTTGGCCCCCAGTTTAGCGGTGTGGTAGAAATTAATACCCCCGATATTAACGCCAGTTCTGGTTTAGTAGAGTTATCGGCAAATTTCGAGGATGTAGACAAGAGCATTGTCGCTAGTTGTGCGGCTTCTGTGGGCAATAGCTTTACAATTACCGGCAACGGCGGTTTACCGGATGACCCGACGCAAGCCCTCAGAGGCAGGGCAGTTTGGCGGGATGTGCGTTTGGTGGTAGTTGGGGAGAGCGGCAGAAGGGGAGAGCGGCAGAGCGGCAGAGCAGCGCTCATTCCAGATACCCCAATTGTAGAGGCGACGGGATGGCGGGTGAACTTGAGGGGTGAAATGGAATTGGTTGCAAATGCTTCCGCCATGATTCTCGGTAGTAGTTGGTACAATCCGCCTGGGTGCGCTGGCAGGTAA
- a CDS encoding two-partner secretion domain-containing protein: protein MNLVLRSLYVATTLSCLWLFSTNATAQIVPDTTLPNNSIAIPNGNSIRIEGGTTAGGNLFHSFQEFSVPTGTEAFFNNALDIQNIFSRVTGSNISNIDGLIRANGVANLFLINPNGIIFGQNAQLNIGGSLIGSTASSIRFIDGSEFSATNPTAPSLLTVNVPIGLQFGANPGRIENRSQTTAPINLPPLTTPFPFEIPFDNKVGLAVAPGQTLALVGGDIQLDGGNLTAFTGQIILGSVASPGLVSFVPTPFGFNLNYDNIANFGNIEISNGTLLNTSGIGGGKVDIRGGNVSINGARILGLTIGNIDGRGININAQNLQINRGSQIIPATLGDGKGSDLNIYATDSVEISGLGIEAYQQVYNQYLLSGTFNPFVPQIVLSAGTVGSGAAGEINIDTGRLVLRDGATGGTNTFTTGNAGNMNIRANTVELISSALSIGTNRASAGQGGSINIEAQRLIMRDGSNLVSISRSDGASGNIAIKTSESVELSGSLPGSTAQTAIATNSFDGNGKAGDITIDTKRLSVSDGAAISLSTGFILGQTVLSTKGGPGGNLTVTASESVEVSGESGVLGFVGFAPSSLNTTTGSSARGGDISLSTPLLILRDGALISVASSGAADAGNITLNADRILLQGIGINSQLSSRIEASAGTVSNFNNPNATANAGSLNVNARELIVKDGAIFSVRALGTGGAGNINVVADSIALDNQSSIDGRTTSGLGANINLQSLALQLRQGSRINTDAGNATGGNINIDTNTLVALENSDITANAQRGSGGRVSISAQGIFGTQFRNELTPQSDITATSELGPQFSGVVEINTPDVDPSAGLVELSANFEDVSGSIVASCATSVDNSFTITGNGGLPDDPTQALRGRAVWRDVRSVGVGESGRAGERKSGREALIRDPQIVEATGWRVKGEGEMELVANTSGMIIGSSWYNAPGCGRR, encoded by the coding sequence ATGAATCTGGTTTTGCGATCGCTCTATGTGGCAACTACCCTATCCTGTTTGTGGCTGTTTTCCACCAACGCCACCGCACAGATAGTTCCCGATACCACGCTACCAAACAATAGCATTGCCATTCCCAATGGCAACAGCATCCGCATTGAAGGCGGTACAACTGCTGGCGGCAATTTATTTCACAGCTTTCAAGAATTTTCTGTCCCTACAGGTACGGAAGCTTTTTTTAATAACGCATTAGATATTCAAAATATCTTCAGTCGAGTCACCGGTAGCAACATCTCGAATATAGATGGCTTAATTCGCGCCAACGGTGTGGCGAACTTATTTTTAATCAATCCCAACGGCATAATTTTCGGACAGAACGCCCAATTAAATATCGGCGGTTCGTTGATCGGTTCGACAGCTTCTAGTATCAGATTTATCGATGGGAGTGAATTTAGCGCGACTAACCCCACCGCACCATCATTGCTGACAGTTAACGTGCCCATTGGGTTGCAATTTGGCGCAAATCCAGGCAGAATTGAGAATCGCTCACAAACAACAGCACCAATAAATTTACCACCTCTAACCACGCCATTTCCCTTTGAGATTCCCTTTGATAACAAAGTAGGATTAGCAGTAGCACCCGGTCAAACATTAGCCTTAGTTGGTGGCGATATCCAACTCGATGGAGGTAATTTAACCGCCTTTACCGGACAAATTATTTTAGGTAGCGTGGCGAGTCCAGGTTTAGTCAGTTTCGTCCCGACACCATTTGGTTTTAATTTAAATTATGACAATATTGCCAACTTTGGCAATATTGAAATATCAAATGGAACACTCCTCAACACCAGCGGCATCGGTGGCGGCAAAGTAGATATCAGAGGTGGAAATGTCAGCATTAACGGTGCGAGAATTTTAGGATTGACAATAGGAAATATTGATGGCAGAGGTATTAATATTAATGCCCAAAACTTGCAAATAAATCGAGGGTCGCAAATTATCCCGGCGACACTGGGAGATGGCAAGGGAAGCGATTTGAACATCTATGCTACTGACTCAGTAGAAATCAGCGGGCTGGGAATTGAAGCCTATCAGCAGGTTTATAACCAATACCTACTCTCTGGAACGTTCAACCCATTTGTCCCGCAAATTGTTCTGAGTGCTGGTACTGTTGGTAGTGGAGCCGCTGGAGAAATTAACATTGACACCGGACGGCTGGTGCTGCGCGATGGGGCAACAGGCGGTACCAATACCTTCACTACTGGAAATGCCGGAAATATGAATATCCGCGCTAACACCGTCGAACTCATCAGTTCAGCACTCAGCATCGGTACAAATCGCGCCAGTGCTGGTCAAGGCGGAAGCATAAATATTGAGGCACAACGGTTAATCATGCGCGATGGCAGCAATCTCGTCAGCATCAGTCGCAGTGATGGCGCATCGGGAAATATCGCGATTAAAACTTCTGAATCTGTAGAATTGTCGGGGAGTCTGCCTGGAAGTACCGCACAAACTGCAATCGCTACAAACTCTTTTGATGGCAACGGCAAAGCAGGGGATATTACGATCGATACTAAGCGACTGAGTGTTTCCGATGGAGCCGCAATTAGTTTATCGACGGGTTTCATTTTAGGGCAAACTGTCTTGTCTACAAAAGGGGGACCGGGAGGAAATTTAACTGTGACAGCTTCCGAGTCTGTAGAAGTCAGCGGCGAGTCAGGTGTTTTGGGGTTTGTCGGCTTCGCACCGAGTTCTCTGAATACTACCACTGGAAGTTCTGCTAGAGGTGGAGATATTAGCCTCTCCACGCCTTTGTTAATCTTGCGAGATGGGGCACTGATTTCAGTAGCTTCTTCGGGTGCAGCAGATGCGGGAAATATTACCTTAAATGCCGATCGCATCTTACTGCAAGGCATTGGCATAAACAGTCAGTTGAGTAGTAGAATTGAGGCTTCGGCTGGCACTGTGTCGAATTTTAACAATCCCAACGCTACTGCAAATGCAGGTTCGCTGAATGTGAATGCAAGAGAATTGATTGTTAAAGATGGGGCAATATTTAGTGTCCGAGCATTGGGTACGGGGGGTGCTGGTAATATTAATGTGGTAGCAGACTCGATCGCTCTGGACAATCAAAGCAGCATTGACGGGAGAACTACATCTGGTCTGGGAGCAAATATTAATCTGCAATCTCTTGCTCTCCAGTTACGTCAAGGCAGCCGCATTAACACAGATGCGGGGAATGCTACTGGTGGTAACATCAATATCGATACGAATACTTTAGTCGCTTTGGAAAATAGCGATATTACCGCTAACGCACAAAGAGGTTCTGGCGGTCGGGTGAGTATCAGCGCACAAGGCATTTTTGGCACTCAGTTCCGCAATGAACTAACCCCGCAAAGCGATATCACAGCTACTTCCGAACTTGGCCCTCAGTTTAGCGGCGTGGTAGAAATTAATACTCCCGATGTTGACCCCAGTGCTGGTTTAGTGGAGTTATCGGCAAATTTTGAGGATGTGAGCGGCAGCATTGTCGCTAGTTGTGCGACTTCTGTGGATAATAGCTTTACAATTACCGGCAATGGCGGCTTACCGGATGACCCGACGCAAGCCCTTAGAGGGAGGGCAGTTTGGCGGGATGTGCGTTCGGTGGGAGTGGGGGAGAGCGGGAGAGCGGGAGAGCGCAAGAGCGGGAGAGAAGCGCTCATTCGAGATCCTCAAATTGTAGAGGCGACCGGATGGCGGGTGAAAGGTGAGGGGGAAATGGAATTAGTCGCCAATACTTCCGGAATGATTATCGGTAGTAGTTGGTACAATGCACCGGGCTGCGGTAGGAGATAA